From Daucus carota subsp. sativus chromosome 6, DH1 v3.0, whole genome shotgun sequence, the proteins below share one genomic window:
- the LOC108227617 gene encoding probable ubiquitin-conjugating enzyme E2 23 isoform X2 — translation METAQDRDTKVVSETTKSCMDTATSEQGNSRVNISAVDPDTGTESKLLLYRQDVVRCKNSDKIGMVTEVAGDSDSDSDSSITDDEDEDDNENDKTSNEEEGVADGDTNNSDDENKDDSNYKISQLAADQVRVIWMDESETVQNVKDVELVDRGFLHGDYVASAADPTGQVGSVVDINISVDLMTGDGSVIADVSSRDLKRVRDFAVGDYVVHGPWLGRIDDILDNVTVMFDDGSVCKVMKADPLCLKPVGKNNLDDVHFPYYPGQRVKANSSSVFKNSRWLSGLWRANRLEGTVTKVTVGSVFIYWIASAGYGPDSSTTPAEEQNPKNLKLLSCFMHASWQLGDWCLLPTTSRSSSTVLSEGLSNLGLHDKRRHQTRQESDSDTPTPENLDDNGESMECDVDTSLNRNDGNIDSNLSGESGSCSSPLSASKDNVRETWPLHRKKIRKVVRREKKARKKEENFERALLIVKTTTRVDVIWQDGTTECGLVSKSLISIDSPGDHDFVAEQYVVEKAGGESDIAGAIARVGIVKSVNAKDKTTCVRWLKSVSRAEDPKEFAGDEIVSVYELEGHPDYDYCYGDVVVRLSPVSVLDEPISLQGCSEKSKQFNSSSDVNQVMEKSSCDETVAGFSELSWVGNITGLRNGDIEVTWADGMVTTVGPQAIYVVGRDDDDSIAAGSDVSDDAASWETVQDDEREVLENAEEELETPDGSGSSSEVDESRTSAENSGMNGALSFPQAAFGFMSRLASGIFSRGHKHVDPFNANARDAQVQEITNLVNIDDGDGSGSQRPNGTINDCNVVISHGEVEEQVDAKGTDLLEVTEDLCSSNPRKLKAVSSDAADSSFKRFDIAKDPCDHYFVGANGQGNTGRKWLKKVQQDWNILQNNLPDTIYVRVYEDRMDLLRAVIVGAYGTPYQDGIYFFDFHLPPDYPNVPPSAYYRSGGWRINPNLYEEGKVCLSLLNTWTGRGNEVWDPASSSILQVLVSLQGLVLNSKPYFNEAGYDKQIGTAEGEKNSLSYNENAFLLSCKTMMYLMRTPPKDFESLVTEHFKKRGYYILKACDAYMKGYLIASLTEDASLSDKSIPDANSVGFKLMLAKIVPKLFLALTEVGACCDEFKHLLQS, via the exons ATGGAAACTGCACAGGACCGTGATACTAAAGTAGTTAGTGAGACAACAAAATCGTGTATGGATACAGCTACTTCAGAACAAGGCAATTCCAGAGTAAACATATCTGCCGTTGATCCAGATACTGGTACTGAAAGTAAGCTGCTCTTATACAGACAAGATGTTGTAAGGTGCAAAAACAGTGACAAAATCGGGATGGTTACTGAAGTTGCTGGCGATtctgattctgattcagatAGTAGCATTACTGACGATGAAGATGAGGATGATAATGAAAATGACAAGACTAGTAATGAAGAGGAAGGTGTTGCTGATGGAGATACCAATAATAGTGATGATGAGAACAAAGATGATAGCAATTACAAGATTAGCCAGCTTGCAGCTGACCAAGTCCGAGTCATTTGGATGGATGAGTCTGAAACAGTACAAAACGTGAAGGATGTTGAATTAGTTGACAGGGGATTCTTACACGGGGATTACGTCGCTTCTGCTGCCGACCCAACAGGTCAAGTGGGTTCTGTGGTGGACATCAACATTTCTGTTGATCTAATGACAGGTGATGGATCTGTTATAGCTGACGTGTCATCAAGAGACTTGAAACGTGTAAGAGATTTTGCTGTGGGTGATTATGTTGTCCATGGTCCCTGGCTTGGTCGAATTGATGATATTTTAGACAATGTTACAGTCATGTTTGATGATGGTTCTGTTTGTAAAGTTATGAAGGCTGATCCCTTGTGTCTAAAACCAGTTGGTAAAAATAATCTTGATGATGTACACTTCCCTTATTATCCTGGTCAGCGAGTAAAAGCAAACTCTTCATctgtttttaaaaattcaaggTGGTTATCTGGTCTGTGGAGAGCTAATCGGTTGGAGGGTACAGTAACTAAAGTTACTGTAGGGTCAGTGTTTATTTACTGGATAGCATCTGCTGGATATGGACCTGACTCTTCAACCACCCCAGCTGAAGAGCAGAATCCCAAGAACCTTAAGCTATTGTCTTGTTTTATGCATGCAAGTTGGCAGTTAGGTGATTGGTGCCTTCTTCCAACAACCAGCCGATCATCTTCTACAGTCCTGAGTGAGGGTTTATCAAACTTAGGGCTCCATGATAAAAGGCGTCATCAAACACGACAAGAAAGTGATTCCGACACCCCCACTCCTGAAAATTTGGATGATAATGGTGAATCGATGGAATGTGATGTAGATACTTCACTAAACAGAAATGATGGAAATATTGATAGTAATTTATCTGGTGAATCAGGATCTTGTAGTAGTCCATTATCAGCATCGAAAGATAATGTTCGTGAAACTTGGCCTCTTCACCGCAAAAAAATACGTAAAGTTGTAAGAAGGGAAAAAAAAGCCCGGAAAAAAGAGGAAAACTTTGAAAGAGCCCTTTTAATTGTCAAAACCACGACGAGAGTTGATGTTATCTGGCAAGATGGAACCACAGAATGTGGGTTGGTTTCCAAAAGTTTGATTTCAATTGACAGTCCTGGtgatcatgattttgttgctgaaCAGTATGTAGTGGAGAAGGCAGGTGGTGAGAGCGATATTGCTGGTGCCATTGCACGAGTTGGGATTGTCAAAAGTGTCAATGCAAAAGACAAAACAACTTGTGTGAGGTGGTTGAAATCCGTTTCTAGGGCAGAGGATCCTAAAGAATTCGCAGGGGACGAGATAGTAAGCGTTTATGAGCTTGAGGGGCATCCGGACTATGACTACTGTTATGGAGATGTTGTTGTTAGGTTGTCCCCTGTTTCTGTACTGGACGAGCCGATTTCTCTGCAAGGTTGTTCTGAGAAATCTAAACAATTTAACAGCTCGTCAGATGTTAACCAGGTGATGGAGAAGAGCTCATGTGATGAAACTGTGGCGGGTTTCTCAGAACTGTCATGGGTTGGTAATATTACCGGGCTTAGAAACGGTGATATTGAAGTCACATGGGCTGATGGAATGGTAACAACG GTTGGGCCTCAAGCAATATATGTTGTGGGTcgtgatgatgatgattcaaTTGCAGCTGGAAGTGATGTTAGTGATGACGCAGCTAGTTGGGAAACAGTTCAAGATGATGAAAGGGAAGTCCTTGAGAATGCAGAAGAG GAGCTCGAAACCCCAGATGGCAGTGGTAGCAGTTCTGAGGTGGATGAGAGCAGAACCAGTGCAGAAAATTCTGGAATGAATGGAGCTCTTTCTTTTCCTCAGGCTGCTTTTGGATTTATGTCTAGACTGGCAAGTGGAATATTTTCAAGGGGACACAAGCATGTAGATCCATTTAATGCAAATGCTAGAGATGCTCAAGTTCAGGAGATAACAAATTTGGTGAATATAGATGATGGTGATGGATCTGGCTCTCAACGACCTAATGGCACTATTAATGATTGTAACGTGGTAATATCTCATGGGGAAGTTGAGGAGCAAGTTGATGCAAAGGGAACAGACTTGTTGGAAGTTACAGAAGATCTTTGCAGCTCAAATCCTAGGAAATTAAAGGCTGTATCAAGTGATGCAGCTGATTCTTCTTTCAAACGGTTTGATATTGCAAAGGATCCTTGCGACCATTATTTTGTTGGTGCTAATGGACAG GGTAACACTGGAAGGAAGTGGCTCAAGAAGGTCCAACAAGATTGGAACATTCTTCAGAACAATCTGCCTG ACACAATTTATGTACGGGTTTATGAAGATAGAATGGATCTTTTGAGGGCTGTAATCGTTGGAGCATATGGGACGCCCTACCAAGACGGGATTTACTTCTTTGATTTTCACCTTCCACCGGACTATCCTAATGTTCCACCT TCAGCATATTATCGTTCTGGAGGATGGCGGATAAATCCTAATCTGTATGAAGAAGGCAAAGTTTGCCTTAGCCTATTAAATACCTGGACAGGCAGAggaaatgaagtatgggatccGGCATCCTCAAGCATCCTCCAAGTTTTAGTTTCACTTCAGGGGCTAGTTCTAAATTCTAAGCCATATTTTAATGAAGCTGGGTACGATAAACAGATTGGAACAGCTGAAGGAGAGAAGAACTCATTATCATACAATGAGAATGCATTCTTACTGAGCTGTAAGACTATGATGTACCTTATGAGGACGCCGCCCAAG
- the LOC108227617 gene encoding probable ubiquitin-conjugating enzyme E2 23 isoform X1, producing the protein METAQDRDTKVVSETTKSCMDTATSEQGNSRVNISAVDPDTGTESKLLLYRQDVVRCKNSDKIGMVTEVAGDSDSDSDSSITDDEDEDDNENDKTSNEEEGVADGDTNNSDDENKDDSNYKISQLAADQVRVIWMDESETVQNVKDVELVDRGFLHGDYVASAADPTGQVGSVVDINISVDLMTGDGSVIADVSSRDLKRVRDFAVGDYVVHGPWLGRIDDILDNVTVMFDDGSVCKVMKADPLCLKPVGKNNLDDVHFPYYPGQRVKANSSSVFKNSRWLSGLWRANRLEGTVTKVTVGSVFIYWIASAGYGPDSSTTPAEEQNPKNLKLLSCFMHASWQLGDWCLLPTTSRSSSTVLSEGLSNLGLHDKRRHQTRQESDSDTPTPENLDDNGESMECDVDTSLNRNDGNIDSNLSGESGSCSSPLSASKDNVRETWPLHRKKIRKVVRREKKARKKEENFERALLIVKTTTRVDVIWQDGTTECGLVSKSLISIDSPGDHDFVAEQYVVEKAGGESDIAGAIARVGIVKSVNAKDKTTCVRWLKSVSRAEDPKEFAGDEIVSVYELEGHPDYDYCYGDVVVRLSPVSVLDEPISLQGCSEKSKQFNSSSDVNQVMEKSSCDETVAGFSELSWVGNITGLRNGDIEVTWADGMVTTVGPQAIYVVGRDDDDSIAAGSDVSDDAASWETVQDDEREVLENAEEFQELETPDGSGSSSEVDESRTSAENSGMNGALSFPQAAFGFMSRLASGIFSRGHKHVDPFNANARDAQVQEITNLVNIDDGDGSGSQRPNGTINDCNVVISHGEVEEQVDAKGTDLLEVTEDLCSSNPRKLKAVSSDAADSSFKRFDIAKDPCDHYFVGANGQGNTGRKWLKKVQQDWNILQNNLPDTIYVRVYEDRMDLLRAVIVGAYGTPYQDGIYFFDFHLPPDYPNVPPSAYYRSGGWRINPNLYEEGKVCLSLLNTWTGRGNEVWDPASSSILQVLVSLQGLVLNSKPYFNEAGYDKQIGTAEGEKNSLSYNENAFLLSCKTMMYLMRTPPKDFESLVTEHFKKRGYYILKACDAYMKGYLIASLTEDASLSDKSIPDANSVGFKLMLAKIVPKLFLALTEVGACCDEFKHLLQS; encoded by the exons ATGGAAACTGCACAGGACCGTGATACTAAAGTAGTTAGTGAGACAACAAAATCGTGTATGGATACAGCTACTTCAGAACAAGGCAATTCCAGAGTAAACATATCTGCCGTTGATCCAGATACTGGTACTGAAAGTAAGCTGCTCTTATACAGACAAGATGTTGTAAGGTGCAAAAACAGTGACAAAATCGGGATGGTTACTGAAGTTGCTGGCGATtctgattctgattcagatAGTAGCATTACTGACGATGAAGATGAGGATGATAATGAAAATGACAAGACTAGTAATGAAGAGGAAGGTGTTGCTGATGGAGATACCAATAATAGTGATGATGAGAACAAAGATGATAGCAATTACAAGATTAGCCAGCTTGCAGCTGACCAAGTCCGAGTCATTTGGATGGATGAGTCTGAAACAGTACAAAACGTGAAGGATGTTGAATTAGTTGACAGGGGATTCTTACACGGGGATTACGTCGCTTCTGCTGCCGACCCAACAGGTCAAGTGGGTTCTGTGGTGGACATCAACATTTCTGTTGATCTAATGACAGGTGATGGATCTGTTATAGCTGACGTGTCATCAAGAGACTTGAAACGTGTAAGAGATTTTGCTGTGGGTGATTATGTTGTCCATGGTCCCTGGCTTGGTCGAATTGATGATATTTTAGACAATGTTACAGTCATGTTTGATGATGGTTCTGTTTGTAAAGTTATGAAGGCTGATCCCTTGTGTCTAAAACCAGTTGGTAAAAATAATCTTGATGATGTACACTTCCCTTATTATCCTGGTCAGCGAGTAAAAGCAAACTCTTCATctgtttttaaaaattcaaggTGGTTATCTGGTCTGTGGAGAGCTAATCGGTTGGAGGGTACAGTAACTAAAGTTACTGTAGGGTCAGTGTTTATTTACTGGATAGCATCTGCTGGATATGGACCTGACTCTTCAACCACCCCAGCTGAAGAGCAGAATCCCAAGAACCTTAAGCTATTGTCTTGTTTTATGCATGCAAGTTGGCAGTTAGGTGATTGGTGCCTTCTTCCAACAACCAGCCGATCATCTTCTACAGTCCTGAGTGAGGGTTTATCAAACTTAGGGCTCCATGATAAAAGGCGTCATCAAACACGACAAGAAAGTGATTCCGACACCCCCACTCCTGAAAATTTGGATGATAATGGTGAATCGATGGAATGTGATGTAGATACTTCACTAAACAGAAATGATGGAAATATTGATAGTAATTTATCTGGTGAATCAGGATCTTGTAGTAGTCCATTATCAGCATCGAAAGATAATGTTCGTGAAACTTGGCCTCTTCACCGCAAAAAAATACGTAAAGTTGTAAGAAGGGAAAAAAAAGCCCGGAAAAAAGAGGAAAACTTTGAAAGAGCCCTTTTAATTGTCAAAACCACGACGAGAGTTGATGTTATCTGGCAAGATGGAACCACAGAATGTGGGTTGGTTTCCAAAAGTTTGATTTCAATTGACAGTCCTGGtgatcatgattttgttgctgaaCAGTATGTAGTGGAGAAGGCAGGTGGTGAGAGCGATATTGCTGGTGCCATTGCACGAGTTGGGATTGTCAAAAGTGTCAATGCAAAAGACAAAACAACTTGTGTGAGGTGGTTGAAATCCGTTTCTAGGGCAGAGGATCCTAAAGAATTCGCAGGGGACGAGATAGTAAGCGTTTATGAGCTTGAGGGGCATCCGGACTATGACTACTGTTATGGAGATGTTGTTGTTAGGTTGTCCCCTGTTTCTGTACTGGACGAGCCGATTTCTCTGCAAGGTTGTTCTGAGAAATCTAAACAATTTAACAGCTCGTCAGATGTTAACCAGGTGATGGAGAAGAGCTCATGTGATGAAACTGTGGCGGGTTTCTCAGAACTGTCATGGGTTGGTAATATTACCGGGCTTAGAAACGGTGATATTGAAGTCACATGGGCTGATGGAATGGTAACAACG GTTGGGCCTCAAGCAATATATGTTGTGGGTcgtgatgatgatgattcaaTTGCAGCTGGAAGTGATGTTAGTGATGACGCAGCTAGTTGGGAAACAGTTCAAGATGATGAAAGGGAAGTCCTTGAGAATGCAGAAGAG TTTCAGGAGCTCGAAACCCCAGATGGCAGTGGTAGCAGTTCTGAGGTGGATGAGAGCAGAACCAGTGCAGAAAATTCTGGAATGAATGGAGCTCTTTCTTTTCCTCAGGCTGCTTTTGGATTTATGTCTAGACTGGCAAGTGGAATATTTTCAAGGGGACACAAGCATGTAGATCCATTTAATGCAAATGCTAGAGATGCTCAAGTTCAGGAGATAACAAATTTGGTGAATATAGATGATGGTGATGGATCTGGCTCTCAACGACCTAATGGCACTATTAATGATTGTAACGTGGTAATATCTCATGGGGAAGTTGAGGAGCAAGTTGATGCAAAGGGAACAGACTTGTTGGAAGTTACAGAAGATCTTTGCAGCTCAAATCCTAGGAAATTAAAGGCTGTATCAAGTGATGCAGCTGATTCTTCTTTCAAACGGTTTGATATTGCAAAGGATCCTTGCGACCATTATTTTGTTGGTGCTAATGGACAG GGTAACACTGGAAGGAAGTGGCTCAAGAAGGTCCAACAAGATTGGAACATTCTTCAGAACAATCTGCCTG ACACAATTTATGTACGGGTTTATGAAGATAGAATGGATCTTTTGAGGGCTGTAATCGTTGGAGCATATGGGACGCCCTACCAAGACGGGATTTACTTCTTTGATTTTCACCTTCCACCGGACTATCCTAATGTTCCACCT TCAGCATATTATCGTTCTGGAGGATGGCGGATAAATCCTAATCTGTATGAAGAAGGCAAAGTTTGCCTTAGCCTATTAAATACCTGGACAGGCAGAggaaatgaagtatgggatccGGCATCCTCAAGCATCCTCCAAGTTTTAGTTTCACTTCAGGGGCTAGTTCTAAATTCTAAGCCATATTTTAATGAAGCTGGGTACGATAAACAGATTGGAACAGCTGAAGGAGAGAAGAACTCATTATCATACAATGAGAATGCATTCTTACTGAGCTGTAAGACTATGATGTACCTTATGAGGACGCCGCCCAAG
- the LOC108225095 gene encoding mechanosensitive ion channel protein 6 has protein sequence MDAPPRKSTGSSSDTVIKITDNKMWRDSSYDFSNDGSKSNDFDFVTESPASQRSPLSKIPESPSVYAQLSPKDAKVSFNDKLRRRYSGSNRGGGGGGAEDDELLGCAFNKSELMSMKSSKSRLLDPPELDSKSRRTMKSGFLGKGSEVDDDDDPFSEEDFPQDFKKMKFSKWALFQFFSLILIVAALICSLTVGLLVKKRLFGLELWRWGLLLLVFMCGRLVAGWGMRVVVFLFELNFMLRKRVLYFVYGLRNAVKNCVWLGLVLIVWRCILVESVESLDHGKVLSYVTRTWVCLLVGTLIWLVKTMLVKALASSFHVNTFFDRIQDALFNQYVIETLSGPPLIEIQQEQDEEDQIMAEVQQLQNAGATVPPELRATVFPRSGKLNAKSPRFLTPRKSFLTPRKSFASVKSSRHSTAGTKKESEGITIDHLHRLNQKNISAWNMKRLMNIVRKGTLSTLDEQIQDSTGEDEAAVQITSELQAKHAAKKIFCNVAKPGSKHIYEEDLMRFMRDDEALKTINLFEGDSESKGISRRALKNWVVNAFRERRALALSLNDTKTAVNKLHQMLNIFVGVIILVIWVIILKFASTHFFVLLSSQIVLVVFVFGNTCKTVFEGIIFLFVMHPFDIGDRCEIDGVQLIVEEMNILTTIFLRYDSQKISYPNSVLATKPISNYYRSPDMGDAIDFCIHVSTPSEKIGLMKEKITSYIEKKSDHWSPGPLIVLRDIEDLNRLKLSLWPTHRMNFQDMGERWTRRALLVEEMIKILRELDIEYRMLPLDMNVRAMPALVSNRLPSNWTVHAN, from the exons ATGGATGCGCCGCCACGCAAATCAACTGGTTCTTCTTCTGACACTGTAATAAAAATCACTGACAACAAAATGTGGAGAGACTCGAGCTATGATTTCAGTAATGATGGCAGCAAGAGCAATGACTTTGATTTTGTTACAGAGTCCCCTGCTTCTCAGCGATCCCCATTGTCGAAAATCCCCGAGAGTCCCAGTGTGTACGCTCAGTTGTCACCTAAGGATGCTAAGGTTTCGTTTAATGACAAGTTGAGGAGACGTTATAGTGGTAGTAACcgcggtggtggtggtggtggtgctgagGATGATGAGCTACTTGGGTGTGCTTTTAACAAGTCGGAGCTTATGAGCATGAAGAGTAGCAAGTCAAGGCTTTTGGATCCTCCTGAGCTGGATAGCAAGTCTAGGAGGACTATGAAATCTGGGTTTTTGGGTAAAGGGAGCGaggtggatgatgatgatgatccatTTTCTGAGGAAGATTTTCCGCAAGATTTTAAGAAAATGAAGTTTAGTAAGTGGGCTTTGTTTCagttttttagtttgattttgattgtgGCTGCTTTGATTTGTAGTTTGACTGTTGGGCTTCTTGTGAAGAAAAGGTTGTTTGGACTTGAATTGTGGCGGTGGGGTTTGTTGCTTTTGGTTTTCATGTGTGGGAGGCTGGTGGCTGGGTGGGGGATGAGGGTGGTTGTGTTCTTGTTTGAGCTTAATTTTATGTTGCGTAAACGTGTTTTGTACTTTGTTTATGGGTTGAGGAATGCGGTCAAgaattgtgtttggttgggattgGTTTTGATTGTTTGGAGATGCATTTTGGTTGAGAGTGTTGAGAGTCTGGATCATGGTAAGGTTTTGAGTTATGTGACTAGGACTTGGGTTTGTTTGTTGGTAGGGACTTTGATTTGGCTTGTTAAGACAATGCTTGTCAAGGCACTTGCTTCTTCGTTTCATGTGAATACGTTTTTTGATCGTATTCAGGATGCTTTGTTTAATCAGTATGTGATTGAGACTCTCTCGGGGCCACCCTTGATTGAGATTCAACAAGAGCAGGATGAAGAGGACCAAATCATGGCTGAGGTCCAGCAGTTGCAGAACGCTGGGGCTACTGTGCCTCCAGAACTTAGGGCAACTGTTTTTCCTAGGAGTGGGAAACTAAATGCTAAAAGTCctagattcttgacaccaagaAAGAGCTTCTTGACACCAAGAAAGAGCTTTGCATCTGTTAAAAGCTCTAGACATTCGACAGCTGGGACCAAAAAGGAGAGTGAGGGAATTACAATTGATCATTTGCACAGGTTGAATCAAAAGAATATATCTGCTTGGAATATGAAAAGGTTAATGAATATTGTCCGCAAAGGAACTCTTTCGACTTTAGATGAGCAGATACAGGACTCAACTGgcgaggatgaggctgcagtgcAGATCACGAGTGAATTGCAGGCAAAACATGCGGCCAAGAAGATCTTTTGCAATGTGGCTAAGCCAGGGTCAAA ACACATATACGAGGAAGATTTGATGAGATTTATGAGAGACGACGAAGCATTAAAGACAATAAATCTCTTCGAAGGGGATAGTGAAAGCAAAGGAATTAGTAGGAGAGCTCTAAAGAATTGGGTG GTGAATGCATTTAGAGAGCGGAGAGCCTTGGCGTTGTCCCTGAATGATACTAAAACGGCTGTAAACAAACTTCACCAAATGCTGAACATATTTGTTGGAGTAATAATACTGGTTATCTGGGTTATTATACTCAAATTTGCAAGTACTCATTTTTTTGTCCTTTTGAGCTCCCAGATAGTTCTAGTGGTGTTTGTGTTCGGCAACACATGCAAGACAGTCTTTGAAGGAATCATTTTCTTATTTGTGATGCACCCATTTGATATTGGTGATCGTTGTGAAATTGATGGAGTTCAG TTGATAGTTGAAGAGATGAATATATTAACAACGATATTTCTGAGGTATGATAGCCAAAAGATCAGCTATCCTAACAGTGTCTTAGCCACTAAACCCATCAGCAACTACTACCGCAGTCCAGATATGGGAGATGCCATTGATTTCTGTATCCACGTTTCAACCCCTTCAGAAAAGATCGGTTTGATGAAAGAGAAGATCACAAG CTACATTGAGAAGAAGAGTGATCACTGGAGTCCCGGTCCATTGATTGTGTTGAGGGACATTGAGGACTTGAACAGGCTAAAGCTGTCACTGTGGCCGACCCATCGAATGAACTTTCAGGATATGGGTGAAAGGTGGACGAGAAGGGCTCTTCTGGTTGAGGAGATGATCAAAATATTAAGAGAGCTTGACATTGAATATCGCATGCTGCCGCTTGACATGAATGTCCGGGCCATGCCAGCTCTGGTCTCAAACAGGCTTCCTTCAAATTGGACAGTTCATGCAAACTGA